One window from the genome of Nicotiana tomentosiformis chromosome 5, ASM39032v3, whole genome shotgun sequence encodes:
- the LOC138893108 gene encoding uncharacterized protein — protein sequence MGITGYFMRMFKWSPDFDPNEETSLAPIWVLLPELHFHVFKWDYLRQVLEKIRTPMKEDIATIMKTRQHMAKVRIEVDLMKPLPDTMFVGIEGDVVGLKGRDQKLEYEGVPVFCRTCKTQGHDVARCKVEGRNREQATSLKNIENEENKQIQGRNQSSRVNENTKVMVNQKQSENQPDYGFMEVKSKRSRKKKANQPVSNAAKGNYQQHTNNKKEQLQEQEASTSKQKENHQTEELVERAKTETQKENTTSPRLDENDTTKELERNASI from the coding sequence ATGGGAATTACTGGATACTTTATGAGGATGTTCAAATGGTCACCCGATTTTGATCCTAATGAAGAAACATCTTTAGCACCAATATGGGTTCTACTACCGGAACTACATTTTCATGTTTTCAAATGGGATTATTTGAGACAAGTTCTTGAAAAAATTCGTACTCCAATGAAGGAGGACATAGCCACAATTATGAAGACAAGACAACATATGGCGAAGGTTAGAATTGAAGTTGATTTAATGAAGCCTTTACCGGATACAATGTTTGTGGGTATTGAAGGAGATGTGGTCGGATTAAAAGGCAGAGATCAAAAGTTGGAGTATGAGGGAGTCCCTGTATTTTGTAGAACATGTAAAACACAGGGACATGATGTTGCAAGGTGTAAGGTTGAAGGTAGAAATAGGGAGCAGGCTACTTCTCTCAAGAACATTGAAAATGAGGAGAATAAGCAGATTCAGGGAAGAAATCAAAGCTCGAGAGTCAATGAAAATACAAAAGTTATGGTGAATCAGAAACAAAGCGAAAATCAACCAGATTATGGATTCATGGAGGTTAAAAGCAAAAGGAGTAGGAAGAAAAAGGCTAATCAACCAGTAAGCAATGCAGCAAAAGGAAACTACCAGCAACATACCAACAACAAGAAGGAACAACTTCAAGAACAAGAAGCATCAACATCAAAACAAAAGGAAAATCACCAAACAGAGGAACTTGTTGAAAGGGCCAAGACGGAAACACAAAAAGAAAATACTACATCTCCACGGCTGGATGAAAATGATACGACAAAAGAACTTGAACGTAATGCATCAATTTAG
- the LOC138893109 gene encoding uncharacterized protein translates to MINDDWAETYQINRVDHHTKIGSDHSFITFKFGYENTEAIKYFKFLNFWTKQGDYNSLIEEIWNKKVEGNPKWILQQNLKALDKGLSKWSREAIGDAFSTVKQLEKNTMELEQIYESNGSDTNRQALHKAQAQYTRWLKMKKDILRQKARISWAEEGDSNFKYFYSVVKEKRRRSHIYRIKNNQGKWIEGNQAISYAAINHFSNNSSHSHSDNNFSILDCVEPLVTEEENNTLYEVPEETMIKNAIFSIDPNSSAGPDDFNGYQKRRPGIMSLPQVNLLKGSGEQLHHHWDYNQAQILS, encoded by the exons ATGATCAATGATGATTGGGCAGAAACATATCAGATCAACAGGGTGGATCACCATACCAAAATAGGATCAGACCATAGCTTCATCACCTTCAAGTTTGGTTATGAGAACACTGAAGCAATTAAATACTTCAAATTCCTCAACTTTTGGACAAAGCAGGGTGATTACAACTCCTTGATAGAGGAAATCTGGAATAAAAAGGTGGAGGGAAACCCTAAATGGATCCTACAGCAAAATCTCAAGGCACTGGATAAGGGCTTAAGCAAGTGGTCAAGAGAAGCTATTGGAGATGCGTTCTCCACTGTCAAGCAACTGGAGAAGAATACAATGGAACTGGAACAAATTTATGAATCCAATGGCTCAGACACCAATAGACAAGCTCTGCATAAAGCTCAAGCACAATATACGAGGTGGCTTAAGATGAAGAAAGATATCCTCAGACAAAAGGCTAGAATTAGTTGGGCTGAGGAGGGCGATTCCAATTTCAAGTACTTTTATAGTGTGgtcaaagaaaaaagaagaagatctcATATATACAGAATTAAGAACAATCAAGGAAAGTGGATAGAGGGGAATCAAGCAATCTCTTATGCGGCCATTAATCACTTTAGTAACAACTCCTCCCACTCCCACAGTGACAACAATTTCTCTATACTAGATTGTGTGGAACCACTAGTTACAGAGGAGGAAAACAACACTCTATATGAGGTCCCTGAAGAAACAATGATTAAAAATGCAATTTTCTCAATAGATCCTAATAGCTCTGCAGGTCCAGATGACTTCAATG GATACCAGAAGAGGAGACCAGGAATCATGTCTTTGCCTCAAGTGAATTTGCTAAAAGGATCTGGAGAACAGTTGCATCACCACTGGGATTACAATCAAGCACAAATACTGTCATAA